Proteins from one Mycobacterium sp. SMC-2 genomic window:
- a CDS encoding DUF2304 domain-containing protein, with protein sequence MNWIQVLLIGSIIALLVYLLRSRRNARSRAWVKVGYVVFVLAGVYAVLRPDDTTVVAHWFGVRRGTDLMLYALIMAFCFTTLSTYMRFKDLELRYARLARALAIEGAQAPDAPQSASNV encoded by the coding sequence ATGAACTGGATCCAGGTGCTGCTGATCGGGTCGATCATCGCGCTACTGGTCTATCTGCTGCGATCCCGCAGGAACGCGCGGTCCCGCGCCTGGGTAAAGGTCGGCTACGTCGTCTTCGTGCTGGCCGGCGTCTACGCCGTGTTGCGGCCCGACGACACCACGGTCGTGGCGCACTGGTTCGGTGTGCGCCGCGGCACCGACCTGATGCTCTACGCGCTCATCATGGCGTTCTGCTTCACCACGCTGAGCACTTACATGCGCTTCAAGGACCTCGAACTGCGTTACGCGCGACTGGCCCGCGCCTTGGCGATCGAGGGCGCCCAGGCGCCCGACGCTCCTCAATCTGCGTCGAACGTGTAG
- a CDS encoding glycosyltransferase family 2 protein — translation MDIAAKYSGAWIVIPAFNEATVIGEVVADVRSIFDNVVCVDDGSTDDTGEIARRAGAHLVRHPINLGQGAAIQTGVEYARKQPGAWVFATFDGDGQHRVKDLAAMVDRLCAEHVDVVIGTRFGANVGARPPFLKRLVLQTAARLSRRGRRLGLTDTNNGLRVFNKKVADGLDITMSGMSHANEFIMLIAENHWRVVEQPVEVLYTDYSKSKGQPLLNGVNIIFDGFLRGRAHR, via the coding sequence ATGGACATTGCAGCCAAATACTCGGGCGCCTGGATCGTCATCCCCGCCTTCAACGAAGCCACCGTCATCGGCGAGGTGGTCGCCGATGTGCGCTCGATCTTCGACAACGTCGTCTGCGTGGACGACGGCAGCACCGACGACACGGGCGAGATCGCCAGGCGGGCCGGCGCGCACCTGGTGCGCCACCCGATCAACCTGGGCCAGGGTGCGGCCATCCAGACCGGCGTCGAGTACGCGCGCAAACAACCGGGCGCGTGGGTGTTCGCCACCTTCGACGGTGACGGGCAGCATCGGGTCAAGGACCTGGCCGCGATGGTCGACCGGCTCTGCGCGGAGCACGTCGACGTCGTCATCGGGACGCGGTTCGGGGCGAACGTCGGCGCCCGGCCGCCGTTTCTGAAGCGGCTGGTGTTGCAGACCGCGGCGCGGCTGAGCCGGCGAGGTCGCCGACTTGGCTTGACCGACACCAACAATGGGCTGCGGGTGTTCAACAAGAAGGTCGCCGACGGGCTGGACATCACCATGAGCGGCATGAGCCACGCCAACGAGTTCATCATGCTGATCGCCGAAAACCATTGGCGTGTGGTCGAACAGCCGGTCGAGGTGCTCTACACCGATTACTCGAAGTCGAAGGGGCAGCCGCTGCTCAACGGCGTCAACATCATCTTCGACGGGTTTCTGCGAGGAAGGGCTCACCGATGA
- a CDS encoding DUF475 domain-containing protein has translation MAALRIFGISLLVTVAALVLGYAHGGLGALLLLLALALLEISLSFDNAVINAAVLKQMSPFWRQMFLTVGILVAVFGMRLIFPLVIVWATAGLDPVRAMELALHPPPHGALEFPDGSPSYEKLIVAAHPQIAAFGGSFLLMLFLDFVFHDRDIKWLKWIEIPFARIGRLGQVSVAVTAVALVLVGTRLTHSGDERATVLTAGLLGLVTYLLVNGLSRAFRPPGFEAASAGRAVGKAGLTMFLYLEVLDAAFSFDGVTGAFAITSDPIIIALGLGLVGSMFVRSITIFLVKQDTLDRYVYLEHGAHWAIGVLAVIMLVSIEPRFQVPEPVTASVGVVFIGAALGWSVLRNRRHARAAASSPA, from the coding sequence ATGGCCGCCTTGCGCATTTTCGGGATCTCGCTGTTGGTCACCGTGGCGGCCCTTGTTCTCGGGTATGCCCACGGCGGCCTCGGCGCCCTGCTTCTACTGCTAGCCCTGGCGCTCCTCGAGATCTCGCTGTCGTTCGACAACGCCGTCATCAACGCCGCGGTCCTCAAGCAGATGAGCCCGTTCTGGCGGCAGATGTTTCTGACGGTTGGGATTCTCGTCGCGGTGTTCGGGATGCGGCTGATCTTCCCGCTCGTCATCGTGTGGGCGACCGCGGGCCTCGACCCCGTTCGTGCGATGGAGTTGGCGCTGCATCCCCCGCCGCACGGCGCCCTGGAATTCCCCGACGGCTCGCCCAGCTACGAAAAGCTCATCGTCGCCGCGCATCCGCAGATCGCGGCGTTTGGCGGGAGCTTCCTGTTGATGCTGTTTCTGGACTTCGTGTTCCACGATCGAGACATCAAGTGGCTCAAATGGATCGAGATTCCGTTCGCCCGCATCGGGCGGCTGGGTCAGGTGTCGGTGGCGGTGACCGCCGTGGCGCTGGTCCTGGTGGGCACGCGGTTGACGCACTCCGGCGACGAGCGGGCGACCGTGCTGACCGCCGGGCTGCTGGGCCTGGTGACGTACCTTCTCGTCAACGGGCTGAGCCGGGCGTTTCGGCCCCCGGGGTTCGAGGCGGCGTCGGCCGGCAGGGCGGTCGGCAAGGCCGGGCTGACCATGTTCCTTTATCTCGAGGTGCTCGACGCCGCGTTCTCGTTCGACGGGGTCACCGGCGCCTTCGCGATCACCTCGGACCCGATCATCATCGCGTTGGGTCTTGGGCTGGTGGGCTCGATGTTCGTCCGGTCCATCACCATCTTCCTGGTGAAGCAGGACACGCTGGACCGTTACGTGTACTTAGAGCACGGCGCGCACTGGGCGATCGGCGTGCTGGCGGTGATCATGCTGGTATCGATCGAACCGCGATTCCAGGTCCCCGAGCCGGTCACCGCCTCGGTGGGGGTGGTGTTCATCGGGGCGGCGCTGGGCTGGAGCGTGCTGCGCAATCGGCGCCACGCCCGGGCCGCCGCGTCGTCACCGGCTTAG